GGCGCCACCGCCGTCACCCTGGTGCCCGCCATGGCCGAGCGGGCCGCCCACGTGACCATGCTCCAGCGCTCACCGACGTACATCATCCCGCTGCCGTCGCGCGACCGGTTCGCCGACCTGCTGCGGCGGTGGCTGCCGGCGAAGGCCGCCTACCCGGTCGTGCGGTGGAAGAACGTCGTGCTCGGCACGGCCAGCTACCAGTTCAGCCGGCGCGCGCCCGGCCTGATGAAGCGGGTGCTGCGCCGCGCCGCCCGCAGCCGCCTACCGGTCGGGTACGACCTCGACCGGCACTTCGCCCCCCGCTACAACCCCTGGGACCAGCGGCTCTGCGTGGTGCCCGACGGTGACCTCTTCGACGCCGTGCGGGCCGGCCGGGCCTCGGTCGTCACCGACACCGTCGACACGTTCACCGAGCACGGCATCCGACTCGCCTCCGGCGCGGAGCTGCCCGCCGACATCGTGGTCACCGCCACCGGGCTCAACCTGCTCGCGCTCGGCGGGATGGCCCTCACCGTGGACGGCGTCGAGGTCGACCTGAGCCGGCGGGTCGCCTACAAGGGCATGATGCTCTCCGGCGTGCCGAACCTCGCCATGACCGTCGGCTACACCAACGCCTCCTGGACGTTGAAGGCCGACCTCGTCGCCACGTACGTGTGCCGGCTGCTGCGCCACCTCGACCGCACCGGCCAGCAGATCGTGACCCCGCTGCCCCCGCCGGGGGAGGAGCGGGTGCCGCTGATCGACCTCCAGGCGGGGTACGTGCTGCGTAGCCTGGAATCGTTCCCCAAACAGGGCGTCTCCGCGCCGTGGCGGCTCTACCAGAACTACCCGCGGGACGTGCTGCTGATGCGGCACGGCCGGCT
This genomic stretch from Micromonospora krabiensis harbors:
- a CDS encoding flavin-containing monooxygenase encodes the protein MACDHVDVLIVGAGLSGVGAACHLQRDRPGRTYALLEARDAIGGTWDLFRYPGVRSDSDMFTLGYAFKPWTDPKSIADGDAIRAYVRETAREYGVDRHIRFRHRVVRAAWDSATARWTVHAHREDTGETVELTCGFLYVCSGYYRYDAGYTPAFPGLERYTGRLVHPQHWPADLEHDGKRVVVIGSGATAVTLVPAMAERAAHVTMLQRSPTYIIPLPSRDRFADLLRRWLPAKAAYPVVRWKNVVLGTASYQFSRRAPGLMKRVLRRAARSRLPVGYDLDRHFAPRYNPWDQRLCVVPDGDLFDAVRAGRASVVTDTVDTFTEHGIRLASGAELPADIVVTATGLNLLALGGMALTVDGVEVDLSRRVAYKGMMLSGVPNLAMTVGYTNASWTLKADLVATYVCRLLRHLDRTGQQIVTPLPPPGEERVPLIDLQAGYVLRSLESFPKQGVSAPWRLYQNYPRDVLLMRHGRLTDSGVRFARAGSQERSASRA